From Opitutaceae bacterium, the proteins below share one genomic window:
- a CDS encoding thiamine pyrophosphate-dependent enzyme translates to MSTIIDDCLEETCAIESHTLADYESEIPRWCQGCGDHGVLAALQRVLRKNNLDPENVVSVSGIGCSSRLPHYLKTYGFHGIHGRALPIATGVRLSRPELNLIVTMGDGDCFSIGGNHWLHAIRYNINAVVLVLDNEIYALTKMQVSPTTPDGWRTNTTPKGTYLQPLNPLSVVVGMTNVSFLAQSATWLPAHLDETIEKAFDHHGLSFVRILQRCPVFMPKAFGEGGAHFPIVFLENPEGIPIDPSLLKRGPSQPHNHRDINEAQRVAVTVDPAPMGLIYRNPDVPTYEDIRWGRQERPDHETFVQRLDRALDRYAV, encoded by the coding sequence ATGTCGACGATCATTGACGACTGCCTTGAAGAGACTTGCGCCATCGAATCCCATACGCTGGCCGATTACGAGTCCGAGATACCCCGGTGGTGTCAGGGCTGCGGTGACCATGGGGTCCTCGCCGCGTTGCAGCGGGTCCTGCGCAAGAACAACCTCGACCCGGAAAACGTCGTTTCGGTCTCGGGAATCGGTTGTTCCAGCCGCCTGCCGCATTACCTGAAGACCTACGGATTCCATGGAATCCACGGGCGCGCCCTGCCCATCGCGACCGGCGTCCGCCTGTCCCGCCCGGAACTCAATCTCATCGTCACGATGGGCGACGGGGATTGCTTCAGTATTGGCGGCAACCACTGGCTGCACGCCATCCGCTACAATATCAATGCCGTCGTACTCGTACTCGACAATGAGATTTACGCCCTGACCAAGATGCAGGTCTCCCCAACCACCCCGGATGGCTGGCGCACCAATACGACGCCCAAAGGGACCTATCTCCAGCCGCTCAACCCCCTCAGTGTGGTGGTCGGCATGACCAATGTCTCGTTTCTCGCCCAGTCGGCCACCTGGTTGCCCGCCCACCTCGATGAGACAATCGAAAAGGCGTTCGATCACCACGGACTTTCCTTTGTCCGCATTCTCCAGCGTTGCCCGGTCTTCATGCCGAAAGCCTTCGGAGAAGGTGGGGCTCACTTTCCCATCGTTTTCCTGGAGAACCCTGAGGGAATCCCGATCGACCCCAGCCTGCTCAAGCGCGGACCGAGCCAGCCGCACAATCACCGCGACATCAATGAAGCCCAGCGGGTCGCCGTCACGGTCGATCCGGCCCCGATGGGTTTGATCTACCGCAATCCCGACGTGCCGACCTACGAGGATATCCGCTGGGGCCGGCAGGAAAGACCCGATCATGAGACCTTCGTCCAGCGGCTGGACCGGGCCCTCGACCGTTACGCCGTCTGA
- a CDS encoding ribonuclease HII: protein MASKRIRGFDLRQIKGRLGLIGVDEAGRGALAGPVVAAAVLIDNGFLQSDWCRRHAGQINDSKQLSVDQRERLYSRMNWLMSEHRILFASGMGSVEEIEQVNILGATTLAMRRAILNVLRLGQIRAHAPDPLFDPVESSDLMPGECITDWRVLVDGRPVRNLGFPHRAFVEGDARSLVIAMASVVAKVTRDRLMDSLDSAYPDYGFSKHKGYGTDAHRHALIAAGPTAMHRSLFIRKTLTAVEHEGQEVFQFAE from the coding sequence ATGGCTTCGAAACGGATCCGGGGGTTCGACCTGCGCCAGATCAAGGGTCGGCTCGGCCTGATCGGGGTGGATGAGGCCGGGCGCGGGGCACTGGCGGGTCCGGTCGTCGCCGCGGCCGTCCTGATCGACAATGGATTTCTGCAAAGCGACTGGTGCCGGCGTCATGCGGGTCAGATCAACGACTCCAAGCAGTTGAGCGTCGATCAGCGCGAGCGACTTTACAGCCGGATGAACTGGCTGATGTCCGAACACCGGATCCTGTTTGCATCCGGGATGGGCTCGGTCGAGGAGATCGAACAGGTCAACATACTCGGCGCGACCACCCTCGCGATGCGCCGGGCCATCCTCAATGTGCTCCGACTGGGGCAGATCCGCGCCCATGCGCCGGATCCGCTCTTCGACCCGGTCGAATCATCCGACCTGATGCCCGGCGAATGCATCACGGACTGGAGAGTCCTGGTTGATGGACGGCCCGTCCGCAACCTGGGATTCCCCCATCGCGCGTTTGTCGAAGGAGATGCCCGCTCGCTCGTCATCGCGATGGCTTCGGTCGTGGCCAAGGTGACCCGCGACCGCCTGATGGATTCGCTCGATTCTGCGTATCCGGACTATGGATTTTCGAAGCACAAGGGTTACGGGACCGATGCCCACCGGCACGCCCTGATCGCGGCCGGCCCCACCGCCATGCACCGCAGCCTCTTCATCCGCAAGACCCTGACTGCCGTGGAACACGAAGGTCAGGAGGTCTTCCAGTTCGCCGAATAG
- the rnhC gene encoding ribonuclease HIII codes for MKRKADVADDKPKPKTLYTIKLDQDKLERVRAICAARMWEAYAVDYARFAFKGPRVNIVGYESGKLVIQGKDTEDFIINTLEPEVTGEARFGYDEVLHPDWYEAHAGLDESGKGDLFGPIVSACVIAGPDDIRDWVQAGIRDSKTITDLRILALDKRIRATRGVVVKTTFCGMARYNELMSRPGANLNKLLAWQHAKALEQALAVRSVPWGLLDQFTKKDLVSGYFASPAFELRMRTKAEEDPVVAAASVVARAEFVRQMARLSERAGEKLLKGAGALVKKQARSIVDRLGATALREFAKLHFRTAYEVVEAAGKLHELPLPKPAEKVPFRRS; via the coding sequence ATGAAACGGAAGGCGGACGTCGCGGACGACAAACCCAAACCGAAGACGCTCTACACGATCAAGCTCGACCAGGACAAGCTCGAGCGGGTCAGGGCGATCTGCGCCGCCCGCATGTGGGAGGCTTATGCGGTCGATTACGCCCGGTTCGCATTCAAGGGACCGCGGGTCAACATCGTGGGCTACGAAAGCGGAAAGCTGGTCATCCAGGGCAAGGACACCGAGGATTTCATCATCAACACGCTCGAGCCCGAAGTCACCGGGGAGGCCCGCTTCGGGTACGACGAGGTGCTTCATCCCGATTGGTACGAGGCCCATGCCGGACTCGATGAAAGCGGCAAGGGTGATCTTTTCGGTCCGATTGTCTCGGCCTGCGTCATTGCCGGCCCGGACGATATCCGGGACTGGGTTCAGGCCGGGATCCGCGACAGCAAGACCATCACGGACCTCCGAATCCTCGCGCTCGACAAACGCATACGCGCCACCCGCGGCGTGGTCGTGAAGACGACTTTCTGCGGCATGGCGCGCTACAATGAGTTGATGTCCCGTCCGGGGGCCAATCTGAACAAGCTTCTGGCCTGGCAGCACGCCAAGGCGCTGGAACAGGCGCTTGCCGTCCGGTCGGTGCCGTGGGGGCTTCTCGATCAGTTCACCAAGAAGGACCTGGTGTCCGGGTATTTTGCGTCGCCGGCCTTCGAGTTGCGGATGCGGACCAAAGCCGAGGAGGATCCGGTGGTCGCAGCGGCTTCCGTCGTCGCCCGCGCCGAATTCGTCCGACAGATGGCCAGACTCTCCGAGCGTGCGGGTGAGAAGCTGCTCAAGGGCGCGGGTGCCCTCGTCAAGAAACAAGCGCGGTCCATTGTCGATCGACTCGGGGCCACCGCACTCCGGGAATTTGCCAAGTTGCATTTCAGGACCGCCTACGAGGTGGTGGAAGCAGCCGGCAAGCTCCACGAACTTCCACTGCCGAAACCCGCGGAGAAGGTGCCTTTCCGGCGTTCCTGA
- a CDS encoding A/G-specific adenine glycosylase: protein MALNFDSNPRELIDKFRLHLHRWYRKEHRRLPWRNRPDVYQTVVSEFMCQQTQITTVLPYFERWMISFPDFATLARASEEEVLKHWEGLGYYRRARYLHAVARKLNGMNPPRTAPEWAKLPGIGPYTAAAIASIAFGRAVACVDGNVVRILSRLAGVEQPFTNGGAAVKAFTPLADSLMDDDNPGTHNQAMMELGATVCLRKKPLCMLCPVQSFCRAGPGGYADRLPRIQRETTIKQEVDRVWIIRRGRLLLHRLPEESSRMARLHELPTAAEAGVAPTSLKQYPCKIRRRSITRYRITERIWFPPDNAKVTVPIKGTDACQWVPLDQVEAITLSGPHRRWVKEFLAERAAPTL from the coding sequence ATGGCACTCAATTTCGACTCAAACCCACGCGAGCTCATCGACAAATTCCGCCTCCACCTCCACCGCTGGTACCGGAAGGAGCATCGGCGTCTGCCCTGGCGAAACCGTCCCGACGTCTATCAGACGGTCGTTTCGGAATTCATGTGCCAGCAGACCCAGATCACCACCGTCCTTCCCTACTTCGAGCGCTGGATGATCTCATTTCCGGATTTCGCCACCCTGGCTCGTGCGTCCGAGGAAGAGGTCCTCAAGCATTGGGAAGGCCTCGGCTACTATCGGCGGGCCCGGTATCTTCATGCCGTTGCCCGCAAACTCAATGGGATGAACCCACCCCGGACGGCCCCGGAATGGGCAAAGCTTCCCGGTATCGGACCCTACACGGCCGCCGCCATCGCCAGCATCGCCTTTGGCCGGGCGGTCGCCTGCGTCGACGGTAATGTCGTCCGCATTCTCAGCCGGCTGGCGGGTGTTGAGCAGCCTTTTACCAACGGGGGCGCCGCCGTCAAGGCGTTCACCCCGCTGGCCGACAGCCTGATGGATGACGACAATCCCGGCACCCACAATCAGGCCATGATGGAACTCGGGGCCACCGTCTGCCTGCGAAAGAAACCACTCTGCATGCTCTGTCCGGTTCAGTCCTTCTGCCGCGCCGGACCGGGCGGTTACGCCGACCGACTCCCCAGGATCCAGCGGGAAACCACGATCAAGCAGGAAGTGGACAGAGTGTGGATCATCCGCCGGGGCCGGCTCCTGCTTCATCGCCTTCCCGAAGAATCCAGCCGGATGGCACGACTCCATGAACTCCCAACGGCCGCCGAGGCCGGCGTGGCTCCAACCTCGCTGAAGCAATACCCCTGCAAGATCCGGCGACGGTCCATCACCCGTTACCGCATCACCGAACGCATCTGGTTTCCACCCGACAATGCCAAAGTGACGGTACCGATCAAAGGCACGGATGCCTGCCAATGGGTTCCGCTCGACCAGGTCGAAGCCATCACCCTGTCCGGTCCCCACCGCCGCTGGGTAAAGGAGTTCCTGGCGGAGCGGGCCGCACCTACCCTCTGA
- a CDS encoding TIM barrel protein, translating into MLPLSLSTCWNSARHSDGYAMAREIVDLGFDRIELSHGIRVTLVAGILKAVSEGWVKVSSVHNFCPLPPGIISAAPNLHQPSAPRLSEVRQWYRYSCKTIDFAVQVGAPIMVAHLGSVGFPLVNPVARTIRRLEKGRLPVGEVGRMQAIWMDVLAKVARRSPSYWARVRSSLVPLNAYAGRHGIRIGCENRERLDELPLDASIGELFDGTVETSQLVYWHDTGHAQLKQELGVADHESILEANNGHLAGFHLHDVRDGRDHAVPGTGSVDFGMVRRFVRPDHVLVLELSPRLSAADVVESKRYLEDVIRG; encoded by the coding sequence ATGCTTCCTCTCTCGCTTTCAACCTGCTGGAACTCCGCCCGTCACAGCGATGGTTATGCCATGGCCCGGGAAATCGTTGATCTGGGGTTCGATCGGATCGAACTGAGCCACGGTATCCGGGTTACTCTGGTGGCGGGAATCCTCAAGGCAGTGAGTGAAGGTTGGGTCAAGGTGTCATCGGTTCACAATTTCTGCCCCCTCCCTCCGGGGATCATCTCGGCGGCCCCCAACCTCCATCAGCCGTCCGCTCCCCGCCTTTCCGAGGTCCGTCAATGGTATCGTTACTCCTGCAAGACGATCGACTTCGCGGTCCAGGTGGGGGCCCCGATCATGGTCGCGCACCTGGGCTCGGTTGGATTTCCCCTGGTCAATCCCGTGGCCAGAACCATCCGTCGCCTGGAGAAGGGGAGGTTGCCGGTCGGTGAGGTCGGTCGGATGCAGGCCATCTGGATGGATGTCCTCGCGAAGGTCGCCCGGCGCTCACCGTCATATTGGGCCCGGGTCCGTTCCAGCCTGGTCCCCCTGAATGCTTATGCCGGCCGCCATGGTATCCGGATCGGATGTGAAAACCGGGAGCGGCTGGATGAGCTCCCTCTGGATGCGTCCATCGGGGAACTCTTCGACGGAACGGTCGAGACCAGTCAACTCGTCTATTGGCATGACACCGGTCATGCCCAATTGAAGCAGGAACTCGGGGTTGCCGATCATGAGTCCATCCTGGAGGCCAATAACGGCCACCTGGCGGGATTCCATCTGCACGACGTGCGCGACGGACGGGATCACGCGGTTCCGGGGACCGGTTCCGTCGATTTCGGCATGGTCCGGCGTTTTGTCCGGCCGGACCACGTCCTCGTCCTGGAACTTTCTCCCCGACTCAGCGCGGCGGATGTCGTCGAGTCGAAGCGATATCTTGAAGACGTGATCAGAGGGTAG
- the rpsU gene encoding 30S ribosomal protein S21 encodes MAIEIRIRKSEPVERALRRLKKKLDREGVIRDVRAKRYYEKPSEVRRRKDKVMAFSNMLRQRYDS; translated from the coding sequence ATGGCTATTGAGATTCGAATCCGTAAAAGTGAGCCGGTTGAGCGCGCCCTCCGACGCCTGAAGAAGAAGCTCGATCGCGAGGGCGTCATCCGTGACGTTCGCGCGAAGCGCTACTACGAGAAGCCCAGCGAGGTTCGTCGGCGCAAGGACAAGGTCATGGCCTTTTCCAATATGCTCCGCCAGCGTTACGACAGCTGA
- the dnaE gene encoding DNA polymerase III subunit alpha, with product MPGQDNEFVHLHVHTDYSLLDGACRIDRLMNRAVDLGMKSLALTDHGNLFGTINFYTAARKAGIKPLIGSEVYIVPGSRLERPERGQGNYFHMGLLAQDFNGYRNLLKIVSDANLKGFYYKPRTDLETLAAHADGLIGFSGCLKGMIPQLLLEDRFEEARERTAQFVSIFGRERFFIEIMNHGLDLQLKIIAPLLRLAKEFNLKVVCSNDVHYVDSTDASPHDALLCIQTGSKVDDENRMRYDSRQFFLKSRREMEALFHEVPESVINTMAVAEMCDLNLPFGENHYPVYPLTPEINTDRPTYLKELCIRGLMERYGVDYHSPDKADDPEKARVLIERIDYELGIIEQTGFVDYFLIVWDFINWAIKQGIPVGPGRGSGAGCLAAYLLKITNVDPLRFKLLFERFLNPERVSPPDFDIDFCMRRRGEVVDYVRNKYGKECVANIITFGTFGAKMVVRDLARVLGVPFADADRIAKMVPDDLNISLEEALRKSSDLRQEAENNPVAARILDQGRVIEGMVRNTGKHAAGVIIADRPLSEFVPLIVQEGDITVQFDMKSVDKVGLLKMDFLGLKTLTVIDDAVANIRLTEAPDFDLERIGFDDRKTYALLNEGRTVGVFQLESGGMQNLCRQFSISSIEEIVALIALYRPGPMDWIPDYIRGKRDPSTIKFPHPLLEDVCRETYGIMVYQEQVMEAAKIIAGYSLGGADILRKAMGKKDPAIMQQQSKVFVDGARATHNIPEKTALEIFGILEKFAGYGFNKAHSAAYAVLGYQTGFLKANYPVQFMAALLSNELGNADKIASFISEAGTMGIEVLGPDVNESRHNFTPVINRSNDGGRPGSIRFGMAAIKGVGDVAAQRIIEEREANGPYQSFDDFIDRVDAKAVNRRVIECLTKTGAFDFSGELRGSIFNRIEAAMSQASARQKDRLAGQESFMDMLGGSGPQEATTTASSTGADPTKAFTRAETLQYEKELLGFYVSGHPMDIYDGLAESLDTGSEASLMELPDRAEFRLCGIAGAITKKLSRKDNRPWAFFNLASKTGTISVNVYADTFEEYGEALENERPVIVLGTIFRNDEGARLSAREIHPLDTALPGLIRKVVWILRPGFQADDFLMRLREEVDASFGETRIEFGFLDGSGYIALAEASNALSWKIQPTVFRSLRKMPGVVGCLIESEPIRLKETRRRWSRAAG from the coding sequence GTGCCCGGTCAAGACAACGAATTCGTCCACCTTCACGTCCATACCGACTACAGCCTGCTCGACGGGGCCTGCCGCATAGACCGGCTGATGAACCGGGCGGTTGATCTCGGCATGAAGTCTCTGGCCCTGACCGACCACGGAAACCTCTTCGGGACTATCAACTTCTACACGGCCGCCAGGAAGGCGGGAATCAAGCCTCTGATTGGCAGTGAAGTCTATATCGTTCCCGGATCCCGACTCGAGCGGCCTGAACGCGGCCAGGGCAATTATTTCCACATGGGATTGCTCGCCCAAGACTTCAATGGTTATCGCAACCTCCTGAAGATCGTTTCCGACGCCAACCTGAAGGGCTTCTACTACAAGCCGCGGACCGATCTGGAAACCCTCGCCGCCCACGCCGACGGCCTTATCGGCTTCTCCGGCTGCCTCAAGGGAATGATTCCCCAGCTTCTGCTGGAAGACCGCTTCGAGGAAGCAAGGGAACGGACCGCCCAGTTCGTTTCCATTTTCGGCCGCGAGCGGTTCTTCATCGAGATCATGAATCACGGTCTCGATCTCCAACTGAAGATCATCGCGCCTCTTCTTCGCCTGGCCAAAGAGTTCAACCTGAAGGTGGTCTGCAGCAATGACGTCCACTACGTCGATTCCACCGATGCCTCACCCCACGACGCCCTTCTCTGCATCCAGACCGGGTCCAAGGTCGATGACGAAAACCGGATGCGCTACGACAGCCGCCAGTTCTTCCTCAAGTCGCGCCGGGAGATGGAAGCCCTCTTCCACGAGGTCCCGGAATCGGTCATCAACACGATGGCGGTGGCGGAAATGTGCGACCTGAATCTGCCTTTCGGCGAAAACCACTACCCGGTCTATCCCCTCACACCCGAAATCAATACCGATCGCCCGACCTATCTGAAGGAACTCTGCATCCGCGGGCTGATGGAACGTTATGGAGTCGATTACCATTCGCCGGACAAGGCGGATGACCCGGAAAAAGCCCGCGTCCTGATCGAGCGCATCGACTACGAACTCGGGATCATCGAGCAGACCGGATTTGTGGACTATTTCCTCATCGTCTGGGATTTCATCAACTGGGCGATCAAGCAGGGCATACCGGTTGGTCCGGGACGGGGTTCAGGAGCCGGATGCCTTGCGGCCTATCTCTTGAAGATCACCAATGTCGACCCGCTCCGATTCAAGTTGCTCTTCGAACGGTTCCTCAATCCGGAACGGGTTTCGCCGCCCGACTTTGATATTGATTTCTGCATGCGGCGCCGAGGGGAGGTGGTGGACTATGTCCGCAATAAATACGGCAAGGAATGCGTCGCCAATATCATCACTTTCGGGACCTTTGGAGCCAAGATGGTGGTTCGTGATCTCGCCCGCGTCCTGGGGGTGCCCTTTGCCGACGCCGATCGGATCGCCAAGATGGTTCCCGACGATCTCAACATCAGCCTCGAAGAAGCTTTGCGCAAGAGCAGCGACCTGCGTCAGGAAGCGGAGAACAATCCGGTGGCGGCCCGTATCCTCGACCAGGGACGGGTCATCGAGGGAATGGTCCGCAACACGGGCAAACATGCCGCCGGGGTCATCATCGCAGACCGGCCGCTGAGCGAGTTCGTTCCGCTCATCGTCCAGGAAGGCGATATCACAGTCCAGTTCGACATGAAATCAGTCGACAAGGTCGGACTCCTCAAGATGGATTTCCTCGGGTTGAAAACCCTGACCGTGATCGACGATGCCGTGGCGAATATCCGTCTGACGGAAGCGCCCGACTTCGACCTCGAAAGAATCGGTTTCGACGACAGGAAGACCTACGCCCTGCTCAATGAAGGGCGCACTGTCGGTGTTTTCCAGCTGGAATCCGGGGGCATGCAGAATCTCTGCCGCCAGTTCAGCATCTCGAGCATCGAGGAAATCGTCGCTCTGATCGCGCTTTATCGACCCGGTCCGATGGACTGGATTCCCGACTATATCCGGGGAAAACGCGACCCCTCCACCATCAAGTTCCCCCATCCCCTGCTCGAGGATGTCTGCCGTGAAACCTACGGGATCATGGTCTACCAGGAACAGGTCATGGAGGCGGCCAAGATCATCGCCGGGTATTCGCTTGGAGGTGCCGATATCCTGCGCAAAGCCATGGGCAAAAAGGACCCGGCCATCATGCAGCAACAGAGCAAGGTGTTCGTCGACGGCGCCCGTGCCACCCACAATATCCCCGAAAAGACCGCCCTCGAGATCTTCGGCATCCTCGAGAAATTTGCCGGCTACGGCTTCAACAAGGCCCATTCGGCTGCCTATGCGGTCCTCGGCTACCAGACCGGCTTTCTCAAGGCAAACTACCCGGTCCAGTTCATGGCCGCCCTTCTCTCCAACGAACTGGGCAATGCCGACAAAATCGCCAGCTTCATCAGCGAAGCCGGCACCATGGGCATCGAGGTGCTCGGTCCGGACGTCAACGAGTCCCGGCACAACTTCACCCCGGTCATCAATCGCTCAAACGACGGCGGGCGCCCCGGCAGCATCCGCTTCGGGATGGCGGCGATCAAAGGGGTCGGCGATGTGGCCGCCCAGAGGATCATCGAGGAGCGCGAAGCCAACGGTCCCTATCAATCGTTCGATGATTTCATCGACCGCGTCGACGCCAAGGCGGTCAACCGCCGCGTGATCGAGTGTCTTACCAAGACCGGCGCCTTCGACTTTTCCGGTGAGCTCCGCGGCTCGATCTTCAACCGGATTGAGGCGGCCATGAGCCAGGCTTCAGCCCGACAAAAAGACCGACTGGCCGGTCAGGAATCGTTCATGGACATGCTCGGGGGCTCCGGACCACAGGAAGCAACGACCACCGCCAGCAGCACCGGAGCCGACCCGACCAAGGCATTTACCCGCGCGGAAACGCTTCAGTATGAGAAGGAACTGCTCGGTTTTTACGTATCCGGCCATCCCATGGACATCTACGACGGACTCGCTGAATCGCTGGACACCGGTTCGGAAGCCAGCCTGATGGAGTTACCGGACCGGGCGGAATTCCGGCTCTGCGGCATTGCCGGGGCCATCACGAAGAAGCTTTCCCGGAAGGACAACCGCCCCTGGGCATTCTTCAACCTCGCGAGCAAGACCGGCACGATCTCGGTCAATGTCTATGCGGACACCTTTGAGGAATACGGGGAGGCCCTCGAGAACGAGCGTCCGGTCATCGTTCTCGGCACCATCTTCCGCAACGACGAAGGAGCCCGTCTCTCAGCCCGCGAAATCCATCCACTGGATACCGCCCTGCCCGGCCTGATCAGGAAGGTGGTCTGGATCCTCCGCCCGGGCTTCCAGGCGGACGACTTTCTCATGCGATTGCGGGAGGAAGTCGACGCCAGTTTCGGAGAGACCCGGATTGAATTCGGATTCCTCGACGGTTCCGGCTACATCGCGCTGGCTGAAGCATCGAACGCGCTGAGTTGGAAAATCCAACCCACGGTCTTCCGCAGCCTGAGGAAGATGCCCGGAGTCGTCGGCTGTTTGATCGAATCGGAACCGATCCGCCTGAAGGAGACCCGCCGTCGCTGGTCGAGGGCCGCAGGCTGA
- the xylB gene encoding xylulokinase codes for MAYTIGVDSGTQSTKAILWDRETGNVIAEAQAPHDMIAGLAPGHLEQDPAGWVRALESVLTAILTGIDRSKVVAIGVSGQQHGFVPLDGEGRVIRPAKLWCDTSTTAECDQLHAALGGESAAIAATGNRILPGFTAPKILWMKNREPANFARLRHVLLPHDYLNFHLTGSYFMEYGDASGTAMMDVRQRTWSRAVVDAIDPNLIDWLPGLSDSKNPAGRLRPALAEKLGLSPDVVVSAGGGDNMMGAIGTGNVTRGVVTASFGTSGTIYAYNENPVVDPRGEIAAFCDSTGGYLPLLCTMNVTSVTEAVRRLFGFDHEALARAVSETPAGAGGLVLLPYLEGERTPSVPDGSGVLLGLSGGTFKPGHLARAAMEGVTLGMNFGLRRLGELGIEASEVRLTGGGARSPVWRQIMADIFGIPVVAMKTDEGAALGAALQAAWCFDWESGRSTSLSHLVEGVVEFDESTRCQPDRERHRLYGELQGIQDDLSHALRDIFARHRKLISGN; via the coding sequence ATGGCTTACACGATCGGAGTAGACAGCGGAACCCAGAGCACCAAGGCGATTCTCTGGGACCGGGAAACCGGCAACGTCATAGCGGAGGCTCAAGCGCCCCACGACATGATCGCGGGGTTGGCGCCGGGACACCTGGAACAGGATCCGGCGGGTTGGGTTCGCGCTCTCGAGTCGGTCCTGACAGCGATCCTCACCGGGATTGATCGTTCCAAGGTGGTGGCGATCGGCGTTTCGGGTCAGCAGCATGGGTTTGTTCCGCTTGACGGGGAGGGCAGGGTCATTCGCCCGGCCAAGCTCTGGTGTGATACGAGCACGACGGCCGAGTGCGACCAGCTCCATGCGGCCCTGGGAGGCGAGTCTGCCGCGATCGCGGCGACAGGCAATCGCATCCTTCCGGGTTTCACCGCTCCGAAGATCCTGTGGATGAAGAACCGCGAGCCGGCCAATTTTGCCCGCCTGCGTCACGTCCTCCTTCCGCATGATTACCTCAATTTCCATCTGACCGGAAGCTACTTCATGGAGTATGGAGACGCTTCGGGAACGGCCATGATGGACGTGCGTCAGCGGACCTGGTCCCGGGCGGTGGTCGATGCGATCGATCCGAATCTGATCGACTGGCTGCCCGGGTTGAGCGATTCGAAGAATCCGGCGGGTCGTCTCCGGCCGGCCCTGGCCGAAAAGCTGGGCCTTTCGCCCGACGTCGTGGTCAGTGCGGGAGGTGGTGACAATATGATGGGAGCCATCGGGACGGGGAATGTGACCCGCGGGGTGGTCACGGCCTCATTCGGAACGAGCGGGACGATTTACGCCTACAACGAGAACCCGGTGGTCGATCCCCGCGGAGAAATCGCCGCCTTCTGTGATTCAACCGGCGGCTATCTTCCGCTCCTGTGCACGATGAACGTGACGAGTGTGACGGAAGCAGTGCGCCGCTTGTTTGGATTCGACCACGAAGCCCTCGCCCGGGCGGTCTCGGAAACTCCGGCCGGAGCCGGTGGTCTTGTTCTCCTGCCCTATCTTGAAGGTGAACGCACGCCTTCGGTTCCGGACGGATCGGGAGTCCTGCTCGGCCTCAGTGGCGGCACCTTCAAGCCCGGCCACCTGGCCCGGGCCGCGATGGAGGGTGTGACCCTCGGGATGAATTTCGGTCTGCGACGGTTGGGGGAACTGGGTATCGAGGCGTCCGAGGTCCGACTGACGGGCGGAGGCGCACGGAGCCCGGTCTGGCGGCAGATCATGGCCGACATATTCGGAATCCCGGTCGTCGCGATGAAGACAGACGAGGGCGCCGCCCTGGGCGCCGCCCTCCAGGCCGCCTGGTGCTTCGATTGGGAGAGCGGACGTTCGACCTCGCTGAGCCACCTCGTTGAAGGAGTGGTCGAGTTCGACGAGTCGACCCGTTGTCAACCGGATCGCGAACGCCACCGTCTCTACGGCGAACTCCAGGGGATCCAGGATGATTTGTCCCACGCCCTCCGGGATATCTTCGCACGTCACCGCAAATTGATCAGCGGGAATTGA